In a single window of the Candidatus Omnitrophota bacterium genome:
- a CDS encoding Uma2 family endonuclease, with the protein MISKRKSTEKYTYSDYLQWPDDERWELIDGKPYNMSPAPSTKHQRVALRFGSFFDLLLQGKSCVAFVAPTDVVLSEYDVVQPDAFVVCDRSKIKDKNIQGAPDLVIEVLSGHTAKKDRWDKKYLYKKYGVREYLIVDPEGLYAERYLLTEERRFDRGQVFDSQETLTLKSLESVEINLWEIFEVKREDASPPLES; encoded by the coding sequence GTGATTAGCAAAAGAAAATCAACGGAGAAATATACCTATTCCGATTATCTTCAATGGCCGGACGATGAGCGTTGGGAATTGATTGACGGGAAACCATACAATATGTCTCCCGCTCCATCGACCAAGCATCAGCGAGTCGCGTTGCGGTTTGGATCGTTTTTCGACCTTCTTTTGCAAGGGAAATCTTGCGTCGCCTTTGTCGCGCCTACGGACGTCGTCCTTTCCGAATATGATGTTGTTCAACCCGATGCCTTCGTTGTCTGCGACCGGAGCAAAATAAAGGATAAAAACATCCAAGGCGCTCCCGACCTTGTTATTGAAGTTCTAAGCGGCCATACCGCCAAAAAAGACCGGTGGGATAAAAAGTATCTGTATAAAAAATACGGCGTGCGGGAGTATCTTATCGTCGATCCCGAAGGTTTATATGCGGAAAGATACTTATTGACCGAAGAGCGGCGATTCGATCGCGGACAAGTCTTCGATTCCCAAGAGACGTTAACTCTTAAATCACTAGAAAGCGTCGAGATCAATCTCTGGGAAATCTTCGAGGTAAAGCGGGAAGACGCATCGCCGCCGCTCGAATCGTAA
- a CDS encoding UvrD-helicase domain-containing protein: MKHPFEKQLQRELNPPQLEAVTYTDGPLLVLAGAGSGKTRVITYRIAYLMAVHGLAPWNVLAVTFTNKAAGEMAERVAAIQDGKGRGLWIGTFHSICSRILRKDGAAAGIDPRFVIYDRSDQGAAMKQAFSVCEISDKKIQPNAALNAISKAKSRFQTPEQYQETASGAFELLVSRLYEEYRKIMRANNALDFDDLLMETVLLLTQRPEIGDVYRKRFQHILVDEYQDTNPVQYLFLRELSMEHRQICAVGDDDQSIYRWRGATIRNILEFERDFPGVRKVFLEQNYRSTKTILAAASELVKHNKGRHEKTLWTKGEAGEKIGVVQLSDERSEAVWIGDRIQSLHEEENIPYRDMAVFYRTNAQSRVFEEECIQRSIPYQLVGATAFYERKEIKDVLAYCRLLLNPADTVAFQRAVNLPKRKLGETSVDKLLDYAARTQRPILEAARMAREEPEAADMRAATCEAFFLFAQLFALWRKKYRKSSLSKLMDAIVKESGYRDMLEKEADPQNQSRLENVEELVNAAGQFGEGLQKEISAPLDALTLLEAFMENITLKSDIDEMEEGADALVFMTLHSAKGLEFPCVFMAGMEDGLLPHKQSMNSKEELEEERRLCYVGITRAKKQLYLTHADMRRMYNTINYHMPSRFLDEIPSQYKENLLWRGHNAAAEWAMGRSEGLKHKAEVDFEPGDMVNHRSFGFGVVLAVDGEGGSARITVDFQEMGKRTLVQEYARLEKV, encoded by the coding sequence ATGAAACATCCTTTTGAAAAACAATTGCAGCGGGAATTGAATCCGCCACAGTTGGAAGCGGTTACCTATACGGACGGCCCGCTCTTGGTGCTGGCGGGAGCGGGCAGCGGCAAAACCCGCGTCATCACTTACCGCATCGCCTATCTCATGGCCGTTCATGGTTTGGCGCCGTGGAACGTCCTCGCCGTGACCTTCACCAACAAGGCGGCGGGGGAGATGGCCGAGCGGGTGGCGGCCATCCAAGACGGAAAGGGGCGCGGCTTGTGGATCGGGACGTTTCATTCCATCTGTTCCCGCATATTGCGCAAGGATGGCGCCGCGGCGGGCATCGATCCCCGCTTCGTCATCTACGACCGCTCCGATCAGGGAGCGGCGATGAAGCAGGCGTTCAGCGTCTGCGAGATTAGCGATAAGAAGATTCAACCCAACGCCGCGCTCAACGCCATTTCCAAAGCCAAAAGCCGTTTTCAAACGCCGGAGCAATATCAGGAAACCGCCAGCGGAGCTTTCGAGTTGTTGGTTTCCCGCCTTTATGAAGAATATCGAAAAATTATGCGAGCCAATAATGCTCTCGACTTCGACGATTTGTTGATGGAGACCGTCCTGCTGTTGACCCAGCGCCCGGAAATCGGCGATGTCTACCGCAAGCGATTTCAACATATCTTGGTGGACGAATATCAGGATACCAATCCCGTGCAATATCTTTTTTTGCGCGAATTGTCGATGGAGCATCGGCAAATCTGCGCCGTAGGCGACGACGATCAATCCATCTACCGTTGGCGCGGCGCCACGATCCGCAACATCCTGGAATTCGAGCGCGACTTTCCCGGCGTGCGCAAAGTGTTTTTGGAGCAAAATTACCGTTCGACGAAAACCATCCTCGCCGCCGCTTCCGAATTGGTGAAACATAACAAAGGCCGCCATGAAAAAACGTTATGGACAAAAGGCGAGGCCGGGGAAAAGATCGGCGTCGTTCAACTTTCCGACGAACGATCCGAAGCCGTCTGGATCGGCGATAGGATTCAAAGTCTGCATGAAGAGGAGAATATCCCCTATCGCGATATGGCCGTTTTCTACCGCACCAACGCCCAGTCCCGCGTTTTTGAGGAGGAGTGCATCCAGCGCAGCATTCCCTATCAACTCGTCGGCGCCACGGCTTTTTACGAGCGCAAGGAAATTAAGGACGTTTTGGCTTATTGCCGCCTGTTGCTTAATCCCGCCGATACGGTGGCGTTTCAGCGCGCAGTCAATCTTCCCAAGCGCAAACTGGGAGAAACGTCTGTGGATAAACTGCTTGATTACGCCGCCCGGACGCAGCGCCCGATATTGGAAGCCGCCCGCATGGCGCGGGAAGAGCCGGAAGCAGCGGATATGAGAGCGGCGACCTGCGAGGCTTTCTTTCTTTTTGCGCAGCTCTTCGCGCTCTGGCGCAAGAAATATCGTAAGTCCTCCTTATCGAAATTGATGGACGCCATCGTGAAGGAATCCGGCTATCGCGACATGTTGGAAAAAGAAGCCGATCCCCAAAATCAATCCCGCCTCGAAAACGTGGAAGAACTGGTCAACGCCGCCGGGCAATTCGGCGAAGGATTGCAGAAAGAGATTTCCGCTCCGCTCGATGCGCTGACGCTTTTAGAAGCCTTCATGGAGAATATTACGCTGAAATCGGATATCGACGAAATGGAAGAAGGAGCGGACGCACTCGTCTTCATGACCTTGCACAGCGCCAAGGGATTGGAGTTTCCCTGCGTCTTCATGGCGGGGATGGAGGATGGTCTATTGCCGCATAAGCAATCGATGAATTCGAAGGAAGAGTTGGAGGAAGAACGGCGGCTTTGCTACGTCGGAATCACTCGCGCCAAGAAGCAGCTCTACTTAACTCATGCTGATATGAGGCGAATGTATAATACGATCAATTATCACATGCCCAGCCGCTTTTTGGACGAAATCCCCAGCCAATACAAGGAAAATTTATTATGGCGCGGACATAACGCCGCAGCGGAATGGGCGATGGGGCGATCTGAAGGATTGAAGCATAAGGCGGAGGTTGACTTTGAGCCGGGCGATATGGTCAACCATCGTTCTTTCGGCTTCGGCGTAGTTCTTGCCGTGGACGGCGAGGGCGGAAGCGCGCGAATCACCGTCGATTTCCAAGAAATGGGCAAAAGAACGCTGGTTCAAGAATATGCGCGGTTGGAAAAAGTATAA
- a CDS encoding glycoside hydrolase family 172 protein, protein MKMTIMVILTAAAFAVPPVSYSQNVFSLGGDIHSLPLIINAESRAITQENPQGLPGAGGKEKEGRKGAPCYRDLAPGKTFALMDIPGCGVIRHIWITVRPDKDHYRNAILRIYWDGSDAPSVEAPLLDFFGEAHGVNKPLASSLTTITEGRGLNCYFPMPFAKGAKITLENDSESGISSIYYQIDYDLLPSLPENTGRFHAQFRRQNPTVLKQDYVLVDNIDAPGVYIGTVIGVRAKGTDWWGEGEMKFYVNGDDAYPTICGTGTEDYFGSAWGLGTYQTLYHGCTLTMKTDEPANYISLYRWHAADPIRFKSLRKVTIQQIGWSDNGLYERSDDWCSMAYWYQIGINKHFPKLPSRQERSADLPAPEKDE, encoded by the coding sequence ATGAAAATGACGATTATGGTTATCCTTACGGCGGCGGCGTTCGCTGTTCCACCGGTTTCGTATTCCCAAAACGTATTTTCGCTTGGCGGAGACATTCATTCGCTCCCATTGATAATAAATGCGGAAAGCCGCGCTATTACGCAGGAAAATCCGCAAGGGCTTCCAGGCGCGGGCGGCAAGGAGAAAGAGGGACGCAAAGGAGCGCCTTGCTATCGCGATCTGGCGCCGGGAAAAACTTTCGCCCTCATGGATATTCCCGGCTGCGGCGTTATTCGCCATATCTGGATTACGGTCCGCCCCGATAAAGACCACTACCGCAACGCCATCCTGCGCATATATTGGGACGGATCGGACGCTCCCAGCGTCGAAGCGCCGCTGTTGGATTTCTTCGGAGAAGCCCACGGCGTCAATAAGCCCTTAGCCTCGTCTTTGACAACGATTACCGAAGGCCGCGGCTTGAATTGCTATTTCCCCATGCCCTTCGCCAAAGGCGCGAAAATCACCTTGGAAAACGATAGCGAAAGCGGCATCTCCAGCATCTATTATCAAATCGACTACGATCTTTTGCCTTCCCTGCCGGAAAATACGGGCCGATTCCACGCCCAATTCCGCCGCCAAAATCCCACAGTACTAAAACAGGATTATGTGCTCGTAGACAACATCGACGCGCCAGGCGTCTATATCGGAACCGTCATCGGCGTCCGCGCCAAAGGGACGGATTGGTGGGGCGAAGGCGAGATGAAATTCTACGTCAATGGCGACGACGCCTATCCCACCATCTGCGGCACGGGCACGGAAGATTATTTCGGCTCCGCCTGGGGATTGGGGACGTATCAGACGCTCTATCATGGATGTACGCTTACTATGAAAACAGACGAACCGGCGAACTATATATCGCTCTACCGCTGGCACGCCGCCGATCCCATCCGTTTTAAATCCTTACGCAAAGTAACGATCCAACAAATCGGTTGGAGCGATAACGGCCTCTACGAACGTTCCGACGATTGGTGCAGTATGGCTTATTGGTATCAAATCGGAATCAACAAGCATTTCCCCAAGCTGCCCAGCCGCCAAGAACGCTCCGCCGATTTGCCAGCCCCAGAAAAGGACGAATAA
- the queF gene encoding preQ(1) synthase → MNMLETFDNAYAGRRYKIQITCPEFTSVCPKTGLPDFGTIRIEYIPDQKCIELKSLKYYLLEYRNQGIFYESVTNKILDDLVEACDPIWMKVEGDFTARGGISTTVSAVFEKK, encoded by the coding sequence ATGAACATGCTGGAAACCTTCGATAACGCCTACGCGGGCAGGCGCTACAAAATCCAAATTACCTGCCCCGAATTCACGTCCGTATGCCCCAAAACCGGCCTGCCCGATTTTGGAACCATCCGCATTGAATACATCCCAGATCAAAAGTGCATCGAATTGAAATCGCTCAAATACTATCTTCTCGAATACCGCAACCAAGGCATTTTCTACGAATCTGTCACCAACAAAATACTGGATGATCTCGTAGAAGCCTGCGATCCCATCTGGATGAAAGTGGAAGGCGACTTCACGGCGCGCGGAGGCATCAGCACCACCGTCAGCGCCGTATTCGAGAAGAAATGA